In Zingiber officinale cultivar Zhangliang chromosome 8B, Zo_v1.1, whole genome shotgun sequence, a single genomic region encodes these proteins:
- the LOC122015639 gene encoding lysine histidine transporter 1-like, protein MPVFDMMESYLVKELRFPPGLTLRLITRSAYVAFTMFIGMTFPFFGGLLSFFGGFAFAPTTYFLPCIMWLAIYKPKRFSLSWITNWICIILGVLLMILAPIGGLREIIINAKTYKFYS, encoded by the exons ATGCCTGTGTTCGACATGATGGAGAGCTATCTGGTCAAAGAGCTTCGCTTTCCTCCTGGCCTAACTCTTCGCCTGATAACACGAAGTGCTTATGTCG CATTCACCATGTTCATCGGCATGACCTTCCCCTTCTTCGGCGGCCTACTCTCTTTCTTCGGCGGATTCGCATTCGCCCCGACCACATACTTC CTTCCTTGCATCATGTGGCTTGCTATTTACAAACCCAAAAGGTTTAGCTTATCTTGGATCACTAATTGG ATCTGCATAATTCTCGGGGTCCTGCTTATGATCTTGGCTCCTATTGGTGGATTGCGAGAGATCATCATAAATGCCAAGACTTACAAGTTCTActcgtag
- the LOC122017844 gene encoding 5-dehydro-2-deoxygluconokinase 2-like has translation MALQTLNPPLRWRPEPSFPINDRTIVDLIPRRWALPQATVAVGACASCQIATGNGGFWNPLVGSETALRKVVPKRVDLATLGNLCVDIVLGVPSLPLAPKNERRAYMERLAASPPDKKFWEAGGNCNLAIAASRLGLSCFTVGHVGDEIYGNFLLEVLEDENINFLGMSKNADRTANVADYQTLLCFVLVDPFQKHGFCSRADFSEEPAFIWMTELTDEIKMAIRQSKILFCNGYAFDEFFPDLLISALDCAISGGTSVFFDPGPRVKTLSNGTPQEQMALQQFLRQSDVLLFTSDEVETLTGIHNPIEAGKALIREGVRTKWVIIKMGAKGSILIDHSSVSCAPSFKINVVDTVGCGDSYSAAIAFGFIHGIPAINTLTLANAVGAATATGCGAGRNVAQLSRVLELLNQSILNEDDKFWNELIGGNSLNNEVLLLSKVSINGHSHGFNRIPISSVVSKLLTIFEAANERGTVSS, from the exons ATGGCTCTGCAAACTCTAAACCCGCCATTGCGTTGGAGGCCAGAACCCTCGTTCCCGATCAATGACCGGACGATCGTTGACCTTATTCCGAGAAGATGGGCCCTCCCTCAAGCAACCGTCGCCGTAGGCGCTTGCGCCTCCTGTCAGATCGCCACAGGAAATGGTGGATTTTGGAATCCGCTTGTAGGTAGTGAGACAGCTTTGAGGAAGGTGGTGCCGAAGAGAGTCGATCTCGCGACGTTGGGCAACCTTTGCGTGGACATCGTACTCGGTGTCCCGAGCTTGCCGCTTGCCCCTAAGAACGAGCGGCGGGCATACATGGAACGGCTCGCGGCTTCACCTCCTGATAAG AAATTTTGGGAAGCTGGTGGTAACTGCAACTTAGCCATTGCTGCATCAAGGCTAGGACTATCATGTTTTACCGTTGGTCATGTGGGTGATGAGATTTATGGGAATTTTCTTCTTGAGGTGCTTGAAGATGAGAACATTAATTTTCTAGGAATGAGTAAAAATGCTGATCGGACTGCTAATGTTGCAGACTACCAAACCCTTTTGTGCTTTGTCCTGGTTGATCCATTTCAAAAGCATGGTTTCTGCAG CCGTGCTGATTTCAGTGAGGAGCCTGCTTTTATTTGGATGACTGAGCTGACAGACGAAATTAAGATGGCTATTCGGCAATCTAAGATATTATTCTGCAATGGTTATGCATTTGATGAATTCTTCCCTGATTTACTCATCTCTGCACTTGATTGTGCAATTAGTGGTGGAACATCAGTATTTTTTGACCCTGGCCCACGTGttaaaactttatcaaatggaacCCCTCAAGAACAAATGGCACTTCAGCAATTTCTGAGGCAAAGTGATGTTCTTCTTTTTACTTCGGACGAG GTTGAGACATTGACGGGGATCCACAACCCAATTGAGGCAGGAAAGGCATTGATCAGAGAAGGTGTGCGAACAAAATGGGTCATTATTAAGATGGGTGCCAAAGGATCCATTTTGATCGACCACTCCTCTGTATCATGTGCACCCTCATTCAAG ATAAATGTCGTTGATACTGTGGGGTGCGGCGATAGTTACTCTGCTGCCATAGCTTTTGGGTTTATTCATGGCATTCCTGCGATTAATACATTAACACTAGCAAATGCAGTAGGCGCTGCCACTGCAACTGGTTGTGGAGCTGGTAGAAATGTTGCTCAGTTGAGCAGGGTATTAGAATTACTCAACCAGTCAATTCTCAACGAGGATGATAAATTTTGGAATGAACTAATCGGTGGGAATTCTTTGAACAATGAAGTGTTGCTTCTATCAAAAGTCTCTATAAATGGGCACAGCCATGGCTTTAATCGCATTCCTATTTCCAGTGTAGTATCAAAACTTCTTACAATATTTGAAGCAGCAAATGAAAGAGGCACGGTATCATCTTGA